Below is a genomic region from Flavobacteriales bacterium.
ACACGATGGTGTTGGTTGGAATGTTAGGTAATCCCTGCGAGTAATTGGTCCAGGTTTGACCCGCATTGGCTGAGTAATACACTTTCTGATTATTGCTAAATCCGCTTAAACAAACCCACACTTTTTCGGGATCCTGATTGCTAACGGCAATGTATTGAATGGCTGCACTGCCCGGGAGTCCGGAGGTGCGATCGGTAAATGCGCTTCCGTTGGTGGTGACGTAAAATTTATTGGTTTTGGAAACGTAAATATAATTTGGATTAGAAGGCGCGTAGGCAATGGCATTAATTTTTGTTTGTCCGGAACCAATGCTTCCTACTTGCGACCAACTTGTACCTGCATTGGTACTTTTCCATAATTGCGATTTTCCGACGAGCAATGTATTGGCATTGGTTGGATGTTGTACAAATGGTGTAACCCATTCGCCGTCTTCATCCACACCAGTTCCACCTGAACCTACTACATTGGAGAAGTTGTTTCCTCCATTGGTGGATTTATAAATATCTCCGTAATAATATTCACCATACATGGTGGAAGGATTGTTCCAGGATACCAATGCTTCCATTCCATCGCCGCCTAAAACCTGACGATAATTTGGTGTGGAAAGATTTGTTCCGTTGTCCTGCCAACCGGAAATAATAATGGTTGAATTGGTTGGAGATCCACCCATGCGGTAGATTTGTGCAACATGTAAATTAGAGGATAAATCGGTCCATGTATTTACATTGGCTTCGCGCACAAAAACACCGCCGTCGCATCCGGCATAAAGTTTATTGTTGTGCGGATTATATTCCAGCGTGTGAATGTCGGCATGTACATAGGGCAATCCTTGTGCGCCGTACCAATGCGCAACACAGGTCATGCTGGATCCTCCATTGGTAGATCGCCAGATATTGACGCCTCCGGTAAAAATGATTTCAGCATTATTTCTGTCCACCGCCAGAGCGAGATCGTAATTTCCTTGTCCGCCCGTATCGCCTCCATTTGCATCCCAGCCAAGAATATTCGGACTATCCGTTCGCAATGTAAAATTCAATCCCGCATCAGTAGAACGATAGATAGCGTAAAATCCTTGTCCCACATCTGAAACAAGCAGATAAACGTAATTTGGATTTGCGGGTGAAACGCCAATGTTAATCCGAGCCATTACGGAGGATGATCCGAGTCCGGATGTAATTTGTGTGAAGGTACTGGCAGTATCGGTAGAGCGATAAAATCTCCCGTTGCGCGCTGCGTATACAACGGATGGATCATTTGGTTTAAATTCGATATCTCGGTGAAGTGTTCCGGAAGTGAGTGTCCAGCTTTGTCCGCTGTTCCAACTTTTATATATTCCGTTAGCGGTGCTTGCAATAATGATGTTGGTGTCCACCGGGTGAATTAAAATTTTATTGACGGGTACATCTACATTGTTGGCAAATGAAAGTCCCGTTGTATTCCAGGTTAAACCGCCGTCGTACGATTTATAAATTCCGAGTCCCCACTGATCTCCTCCATCCTGATCGCCGGTTCCCATATACACGATATTTGGATTTAGCGGATTAAAGGTGATGGCAGATACCGCAAGTGTTGGAAGTTCGTCGGTGGTGCAAATCCAGCTTTGTCCTCCATTGGTACTTCTCCATAATCCACCCGCAGGAGCTCCAACGTAAATGATATTCGGATCGGTAGGATGAAATGCGATGGCATTGATTCTTCCTGCTCCTCCGCCATTGGGAACAGTGCTGTTTCCGATGTAGGACCAATTTCCTGCTGCATTACGAAATGCGCCGGCTTGATGCATTTGTTGTTGTATGATGGCGGTATTGCGTAATTGGTGTAAATCACCACTGGGGTAAACACGTGGAGCAACAAAATCTTCCCAGCGTTTAAATACTTTCCATCCTTTACCTCGTTCAATGGTTTTGCCCGCCCAGTAATTTTCAAAAGCGGCTTTGATGTCGTAAAAATTTGCAGAAGTGTCCTGCGCTACTTCCCAATATGGACGATTGGTGTTTTGCGCCGAGAGCATGGATTGAATTCCAAAAAAGGAAATCAGTAAAAGAGATTTAATTTTCATATGCGTTGTAGAGAGGACCTAAATATACAATGGAAAGAGCAGGTGCTCAATTTAAAATTCAGCGGATTATTGGCTTGAATCCGAATGTCAGTTTAAACGGTAAATGCCTCTGATAAATGGCAATGTGTTTTTATCGAATGAGGGAACGGTACAAAATCGCTGATGAAGTGTAGCGAATAAAATTAAAATAGCATCTTTTCTGTTATTCCTATTTTAAACTAAAAGCACATTTTGCAGCTTCTTTCAGAATAGCAGCTCCGTCGAGCGAATTGGCTTTTTCAAGATCCAGATTCTGTGAAATATTATCGGCAGCACAGGTACAAAACTGATCTGCTTTTTCCTCATTCATCAATGATGCTACTTTGGTTTTGCAGTCTTTCTTGTATTTTTTTATTTGTTTTTTGGTCCAGTGTTTCGCTGCCGCTTTGGCTACCGATTTACAGGATACAGGAACAATCATCAGGCTTATTCCGGCAAATGCCAATAGAAGGATAGATTTTTTCATAGTCCAAATGTAAGCCACAGTACGTGATTGAGTTCGTATTTACCGGATTTTTTATCCAGTAAAATATTCATATAGGCCAATTCGATATAGCGCGATTTTTCGAATTTTCTTCTGAATCCGAGGTAGACGCGGTTCTGGTCGAAACCGAAACAGTTAAAGTTGTGCGATTGAAAAAGGACTTCATCGGCAAGGATGATTTGATTTTTTGTGTTTTTTAAATCAATGGCCATCCGGTACTGATATCTGGGACGATGATAGGGAATCCGGTGTTCGGGGTCTTTCAGATTTTCCATTAACTGGTATTCCCAACGAAATCGACTTCTGAAACTGATTTTTCCGTTTTTCCAGTCTTCCTGTATCACGAAGTGAAAACGATGTTCATTGGCCGCTTCTGCTCCTGAATAGGGATATTGGTTGGAAAAAGCATATCCTGCTCCGAGTTGAAGGTGATCGCTGAGTGCATAGGCAATTTGACCTCTGTACAATTGTTGTCGCCAATGCAAGGGAAAACCGTAGAAGCGGAGACTTACATCAAAATTCAGTTTTATTTTATTGATCTTAATGTCCTTGGCAACCGAATTCCACGATTCGTAATGTTCTGCAACTACCTGTGCTCTGCTCGACTGAAGGAGCAGAATTGACAACAGCAGGAGGAGGTGTTTTTTCACATTCAAAAATAGCCATTTTATTTCCAATCGTTAAATATTCCTCAGGTTTTGTATTTTCACACTTTACAATTTGGCACTATGAAATCCAAAGCTCATATTTTAATCATCGTGGTAGCTGCACTTGGCTATTTTGTAGATATCTATGATCTGGTTTTGTTTGGTGTAGTTAAAAAGGAAAGTTTGGATCAGATCATGGCTTCTTCATCACCCGCAGAGCGGGCTGCTATGGGGAAGTTTCTGTTTAATATGCAGATGATTGGAATGTTGTTAGGAGGTGTAATCTGGGGAATTCTGGGTGATAAAAAGGGACGATTAAAAGTCCTGTTTGGTTCCATCTTATTGTATTCTGCCGCCAACATCATTAATGCGTTTGTAAGTGATATTCCTACTTATACCATCGTGCGGATTATTGCGGGAATCGGATTGGCGGGTGAATTGGGTGCGGGAATTACATTGGTTTCCGAGATGATGTCGAAAGAAAATCGGGGTTATGGAACGATGATTATTGTCACCTTCGGTGCATTAGGTGCGGTGGTAGCTTCCCTGGTTGGTGCAAAAGGTGAAAGCATTGGTAATTTCCTTGAATCGCTGAGTGGATTTTCATTTGCCAATTGGCAGGTGGCGTATATCGTTGGCGGATTAATGGGCATTGCGCTATTGTTGTTGCGGATCGGTACCATAGAATCAGGTATGTTCTCCACCATTAAAACGGAGAAACATATCCGGAAGGGTGATTTTCGTTTGATCTTTTTTCATTGGGGAAACTTTAAAAAATACATGTGGTGCATATTTGTGGGCATTCCGATTTGGTATGTGATTGGATTATTGGTGATGAATTCTGCCGATGATTTTGCACCTCTATTGGGTGTAAAAGGAATTTCAAATGGAATTGCAGTGATGTATGCTTATATCGGATTGTCGGTTGGCGATTTAATTTCCGGATTATTAAGTCAGCTATTACGCAGCAGAAAGAAAGTGGTGTATTTGTATTTGGGAATGACCCTCTTTTTAACCGTTTTATTTCTCTTTTTCTCCAATGGAATTTCCAGTTCAACCTATTACTTCTACTGTTTTTTATTGGGAACAGCTACCGGATACTGGGCAATATTTGTGACCATTGCAGCCGAGCAGTTTGGAACCAATATTCGCTCAACGGCTGCCAATACGGTACCGAATTTTGTGCGCGGTTCTGTGAGTCTGATTGTCCCCCTGTTTTCCATATTGGTTGGAGCAAGTATGGGTAAAGATATTTCTGCATTGGTAGTTGGAATCATCTGTCTATCGCTGGCTTTTTACGGAGCATGGAAATTGCAGGAAACCTTTGCCAAGGATTTGGATTATGTTGAGGACCATCATGAAATCTGATGAGTGAATTTCGATTGATAGCGCGAAAGGATTTGGATCTTGCTCAATGGGATGAACTGGTGCAGCGTTCGCCCAATGGTAAAATCTATGATTTATCATTTTATCTCGATGCAGTAGCTGAAGAT
It encodes:
- a CDS encoding DUF2490 domain-containing protein — translated: MKKHLLLLLSILLLQSSRAQVVAEHYESWNSVAKDIKINKIKLNFDVSLRFYGFPLHWRQQLYRGQIAYALSDHLQLGAGYAFSNQYPYSGAEAANEHRFHFVIQEDWKNGKISFRSRFRWEYQLMENLKDPEHRIPYHRPRYQYRMAIDLKNTKNQIILADEVLFQSHNFNCFGFDQNRVYLGFRRKFEKSRYIELAYMNILLDKKSGKYELNHVLWLTFGL
- a CDS encoding MFS transporter; its protein translation is MKSKAHILIIVVAALGYFVDIYDLVLFGVVKKESLDQIMASSSPAERAAMGKFLFNMQMIGMLLGGVIWGILGDKKGRLKVLFGSILLYSAANIINAFVSDIPTYTIVRIIAGIGLAGELGAGITLVSEMMSKENRGYGTMIIVTFGALGAVVASLVGAKGESIGNFLESLSGFSFANWQVAYIVGGLMGIALLLLRIGTIESGMFSTIKTEKHIRKGDFRLIFFHWGNFKKYMWCIFVGIPIWYVIGLLVMNSADDFAPLLGVKGISNGIAVMYAYIGLSVGDLISGLLSQLLRSRKKVVYLYLGMTLFLTVLFLFFSNGISSSTYYFYCFLLGTATGYWAIFVTIAAEQFGTNIRSTAANTVPNFVRGSVSLIVPLFSILVGASMGKDISALVVGIICLSLAFYGAWKLQETFAKDLDYVEDHHEI